From the Xiphophorus maculatus strain JP 163 A chromosome 20, X_maculatus-5.0-male, whole genome shotgun sequence genome, one window contains:
- the LOC102228537 gene encoding sodium-coupled neutral amino acid transporter 3-like isoform X2 produces MSEDKPAETVENSSAEVNAIPNGKGHEPGEEITASAKTPSEEDCENPHRTENTEASLPDSQEFLSGAEDKKTTRFTDFEGKTSFGMSVFNLGNAIMGSGILGLAYAMANTGVVLFLLLLTVVAVLSSYSIHLLLKSSGIVGIRAYEQLGYRAFGTPGKMAAGIAITLQNIGAMSSYLYIVKYEFPLVIQAFLKVDVPAGEWYLNGNYLVIIVSVAVILPLALMKQLGYLGYTSGFSLSCMVFFLVSVIYKKFNLPCPFVNFAPNSTQSVVNVTVNDPGGEDNPACIPKMANLNTQTAYTIPILAFAFVCHPEVLPIYTELRNPTKKKMQHVSNISIAVMYVMYFLAALFGYLTFYDEVEAELLHTYSRIDPYDTLILCVRVAVLTAVTLTVPIVLFPVRRAIQQMMFPNKTFYWPRHIAIAITLLTFINLLVIFAPNILGIFGIIGATSAPCLIFIFPAVFYIRIVPKEEEPLRSVPKILAACFAGIGFLFMIMSLSFIIIDWTSGSSKASTGH; encoded by the exons ATGAGTGAGGACAAACCAGCTGAGACTGTGGAAAATTCCTCAGCAGAGGTGAACGCTATTCCAAATGGGAAAGGCCATGAACCTGGAGAGGAGATCACAGCGTCTGCAAAAACACCTTCTGAAGAAGACTGTGAAAA TCCTCACAGAACTGAAAACACAGAAGCCAGCCTCCCTGACAGCCAGGAGTTCTTATCAGGCGCTGAGGATAAGAAAACAACTCGCTTCACGGAT TTTGAAGGGAAAACCTCCTTTGGGATGTCCGTCTTCAACCTGGGCAATGCAATCATGGGAAGTGGAATTTTAGGACTTGCATACGCCATGGCCAACACAGGGGTCGTCCTGTTTCT GTTGCTCCTCACAGTGGTTGCAGTTCTTTCGTCATATTCAATCCATTTACTGCTAAAGTCATCTGGTATTGTAG GTATTCGTGCGTATGAGCAGCTCGGCTACAGGGCCTTCGGGACTCCGGGAAAGATGGCTGCAGGTATTGCCATCACGCTCCAGAACATTGGAG CAATGTCCAGTTATCTTTACATAGTCAAGTATGAGTTCCCTTTGGTAATCCAGGCATTTCTGAAGGTCGACGTGCCTGCAGG TGAATGGTACCTGAACGGAAACTATCTGGTCATTATCGTCTCTGTGGCAGTGATATTACCACTGGCTCTGATGAAACAGCTAG gatACCTGGGATACACCAGTGGATTTTCACTGAGCTGCATGGTGTTCTTCCTCGTTTCT GTCATCTACAAGAAGTTCAACCTCCCTTGTCCGTTTGTGAACTTCGCTCCTAACAGCACTCAGAGCGTGGTGAATGTCACTGTCAACGACCCCGGTGGGGAGGACAATCCGGCCTGCATTCCCAAGATGGCCAACCTCAATACACAA ACGGCCTACACCATTCCAATCCTGGCGTTCGCCTTTGTGTGCCACCCTGAGGTCCTCCCTATCTACACAGAGCTGCGCAA TCCCACTAAGAAAAAGATGCAGCATGTGTCCAATATTTCCATTGCAGTCATGTACGTCATGTACTTCCTGGCTGCTCTGTTTGGATACCTAACTTTCTACG ATGAAGTGGAAGCAGAGCTACTTCACACATACAGCCGCATCGACCCTTATGACACTTTAATCCTTTGTGTGCGAGTGGCTGTTCTCACTGCTGTCACACTTACAGTACCGATCGTGCTCTTTCCT GTAAGGAGAGCAATCCAGCAGATGATGTTCCCCAATAAAACCTTCTACTGGCCTCGTCACATTGCAATTGCCATCACTTTGCTCACGTTCATCAACCTGCTGGTCATCTTTGCCCCAAACATCTTGGGCATCTTTGGGATTATTG GTGCCACGTCCGCCCCCTGTCTCATCTTCATTTTCCCTGCTGTCTTCTACATCCGAATTGTACCCAAAGAAGAGGAGCCTCTGCGCTCAGTTCCAAAAATCCTG
- the LOC102228537 gene encoding sodium-coupled neutral amino acid transporter 3-like isoform X1 translates to MSEDKPAETVENSSAEVNAIPNGKGHEPGEEITASAKTPSEEDCENTCRETVANSTQNASPHRTENTEASLPDSQEFLSGAEDKKTTRFTDFEGKTSFGMSVFNLGNAIMGSGILGLAYAMANTGVVLFLLLLTVVAVLSSYSIHLLLKSSGIVGIRAYEQLGYRAFGTPGKMAAGIAITLQNIGAMSSYLYIVKYEFPLVIQAFLKVDVPAGEWYLNGNYLVIIVSVAVILPLALMKQLGYLGYTSGFSLSCMVFFLVSVIYKKFNLPCPFVNFAPNSTQSVVNVTVNDPGGEDNPACIPKMANLNTQTAYTIPILAFAFVCHPEVLPIYTELRNPTKKKMQHVSNISIAVMYVMYFLAALFGYLTFYDEVEAELLHTYSRIDPYDTLILCVRVAVLTAVTLTVPIVLFPVRRAIQQMMFPNKTFYWPRHIAIAITLLTFINLLVIFAPNILGIFGIIGATSAPCLIFIFPAVFYIRIVPKEEEPLRSVPKILAACFAGIGFLFMIMSLSFIIIDWTSGSSKASTGH, encoded by the exons ATGAGTGAGGACAAACCAGCTGAGACTGTGGAAAATTCCTCAGCAGAGGTGAACGCTATTCCAAATGGGAAAGGCCATGAACCTGGAGAGGAGATCACAGCGTCTGCAAAAACACCTTCTGAAGAAGACTGTGAAAA TACTTGTAGAGAAACTGTAGCCAATAGCACCCAGAATGCTAG TCCTCACAGAACTGAAAACACAGAAGCCAGCCTCCCTGACAGCCAGGAGTTCTTATCAGGCGCTGAGGATAAGAAAACAACTCGCTTCACGGAT TTTGAAGGGAAAACCTCCTTTGGGATGTCCGTCTTCAACCTGGGCAATGCAATCATGGGAAGTGGAATTTTAGGACTTGCATACGCCATGGCCAACACAGGGGTCGTCCTGTTTCT GTTGCTCCTCACAGTGGTTGCAGTTCTTTCGTCATATTCAATCCATTTACTGCTAAAGTCATCTGGTATTGTAG GTATTCGTGCGTATGAGCAGCTCGGCTACAGGGCCTTCGGGACTCCGGGAAAGATGGCTGCAGGTATTGCCATCACGCTCCAGAACATTGGAG CAATGTCCAGTTATCTTTACATAGTCAAGTATGAGTTCCCTTTGGTAATCCAGGCATTTCTGAAGGTCGACGTGCCTGCAGG TGAATGGTACCTGAACGGAAACTATCTGGTCATTATCGTCTCTGTGGCAGTGATATTACCACTGGCTCTGATGAAACAGCTAG gatACCTGGGATACACCAGTGGATTTTCACTGAGCTGCATGGTGTTCTTCCTCGTTTCT GTCATCTACAAGAAGTTCAACCTCCCTTGTCCGTTTGTGAACTTCGCTCCTAACAGCACTCAGAGCGTGGTGAATGTCACTGTCAACGACCCCGGTGGGGAGGACAATCCGGCCTGCATTCCCAAGATGGCCAACCTCAATACACAA ACGGCCTACACCATTCCAATCCTGGCGTTCGCCTTTGTGTGCCACCCTGAGGTCCTCCCTATCTACACAGAGCTGCGCAA TCCCACTAAGAAAAAGATGCAGCATGTGTCCAATATTTCCATTGCAGTCATGTACGTCATGTACTTCCTGGCTGCTCTGTTTGGATACCTAACTTTCTACG ATGAAGTGGAAGCAGAGCTACTTCACACATACAGCCGCATCGACCCTTATGACACTTTAATCCTTTGTGTGCGAGTGGCTGTTCTCACTGCTGTCACACTTACAGTACCGATCGTGCTCTTTCCT GTAAGGAGAGCAATCCAGCAGATGATGTTCCCCAATAAAACCTTCTACTGGCCTCGTCACATTGCAATTGCCATCACTTTGCTCACGTTCATCAACCTGCTGGTCATCTTTGCCCCAAACATCTTGGGCATCTTTGGGATTATTG GTGCCACGTCCGCCCCCTGTCTCATCTTCATTTTCCCTGCTGTCTTCTACATCCGAATTGTACCCAAAGAAGAGGAGCCTCTGCGCTCAGTTCCAAAAATCCTG